The DNA segment AATTGGTTGTCCTgtaagcgcagtggtaagcgcacttGGTCTTACCAAAACTTTTCAGGTTTGATTCCAGGCCTGGGCTCATGTGAGTGTGGATGGTGGTCACTAATGCTGGACAAGTGGGGTTTTCTCGGGGTTCTCTGGTTTACCCCATAACACAAGACCTCTtgcgcaacattgtgccaacgagattGACTTAGTATAATTtgatataactttcttcacaattgttgaaaataaataaattttaaactaattattttaatttgtcatttgcAGTCAGCGATGAGGAACCATTTGAACACCCATTCTGGAGTCAAACCATACCAGTGTCCAGTCTGTAAGAAGGCATTCGCCCAACCCAGCAATCTGAGGAGGCATGTGGCCACTCATAACGAGAAAAGAGAGAGAAAATTTCAATGCAGTACTTGTGGACTTGACTTCACAGAAAGTGGTAACCTCAGCAGACACATGAAGTCACATTTGAATGTAAGGCCATTTAGTTGTGAGCAATGTGGTAAGGGATTTAAAAGCTCAGGAAATTTGAATCGTCATATTCAAACGCATACGGGAGAGAGAAATTTCTTTTGTAAAGTTTGTGATAAGGCATATTCTTGTATTGAGTCCGTCACCATACATATGAAAATACATGCCGGTGATCGCCCTCATGAATGTCCTGTATGTCACAAAAGTTTTATAATACGTAGTGCTCTGTCGCGGCATATGAATGTTCATGAAAAGCCGGACCCAAAGTTTGCCTGCGGCATTTGCTCAAAAAGTTTTGTTACCGCAGAATCGTTAACCACGCACATGAAAAATCACTTAGGCGATTTGACCCACTTTTGTCATCTTTGTAACAAGGGATATACCAGTGAGCCCTCTTTAAGAAGTCACATGAAATCTCATATGAACGAGCGTCCTTACAAATGCACCAATTGTAGCAAGGCTTTTAAGACGATTCATTTGCTAAACAGGCATAATCTGAGCCACACTGGGTCAAAAGACCACCCATGCCCCATATGTGGGAAGAAATTTTTGTTCAGTTGGTATCTTCCGACACATATTAAGAAACATTCCGGAGTCAAGCCCCACCAGTGCGATATCTGTGATAGAtcttttatgaatttaaaatcGCTAAGAATGCATAAAGAGCACCACACAGGGGAAATTACCAAGAAATTTCATTGTACCGTTTGTGATAAAAGTTATAGGGAACGCAGCGTTTATCTGCGTCACTGTACAAGTGCGATGCACGCTAAAAAATCAAAAGATAATGTTAATAGTCTGTAATCGAGTAGTTTTTGTTTTACGTATTTGTTACTTTTATGTAAGGTTTGggttattttgttatattatatttaatagtgttttaatgttaatttgtaaGTCAGATTTGATTTTATAGAGTTTTGATGTTGTGTACAAAGCTCATTGTTATCTGACGAAGTGTCATTTTTAGAGTAGAACTGTGATTTTAATTAAGTTTATGTTTGAGagttgtttattaaattaaaaattgcatgcaatttttaatcattatttacataatcatttttagattttttaaaagGTTAAGGCATGCTTATACATTCCATAATAGATTTAACTGGTTATTTATAAatcagatgaaatatttatatggtatttttttactgGTTAACTCTTTGATTGGTTAAAGTTAGCTGAACTGTatactgattggtcaattgttATCCTATTATAACTATTAACTAATGAAATCATTTCTGTGTGCAAACTGGGCAAAAGATAACCTATGGAAAACTTATTCACCTGtcaaagctgcactgtcacagctggaccgttttgacaacatttttaaaaaaaaagttttgtaatgagccaatttttgcgtaaatgtctgagaacctgtgatttaagactgctggcaaatgatcagatcacagtttttcatatttatgtttgaaaattgatgttttatgccaatatttttcttaaagcgttagtaaaactttcagccataaaacttcatttttttaaagttaatatgaaaaactgtgatctgatcctTTTTtgagcagtcttgtatcactggtttcaagatatttatgcaaGAAATTGGCTCAGTcttagataaaatatataaaaaaagttgtcaaaatggacTATCTCTGAGAGAGCGCAGTTTTAAACAATCGGATACAGATTATTACATGTTTCTAACACATTCCAGGTTTTCTTTAATAAAGCCTGACacaaacattattaagatacTAGGGGTATTTAATCTTACTTAACGTTCCAGCATATAACATGTGTACATTCCTATTTcttgttcatatttataatgacttaaatgtgaatacatgtatagttacatatatttttgtagcAAGAACATActgtttcatatttgtttatgtttgatacattttatCTATATAATGTTCTGGATTAAGATATTGTTAAGGTTGGTGGTTTGCTGTGAGAGTATAAAACTATGTGTTTCGGGTAGTgttgttccgatgatcgattatgataAAAAACTGATTGGTTAGACTTGAAATTGGCGGCAATCAATTGTATTCTGTCATAATCACATATCAATGCAATCGGtgagttgtttttcttctttcttttctgTATTTAAGTTAAGGCAATTTCAGCCAATTTTCTTCTTTGAGTTCattaattgataaacatttgggagtgttcagttgttattgtaaacaatatgcccaaaagcaacaacaacactaaataacttcaaacaaacacataacatAAGCATACTTTAAAGGATAATGATTTATTGTACAAGAATGAAAGTACAATTTAAGTATTGTAAAAACCAATTGTACTATTGATAATTTGTTACTTGAGTGAAACTGATTATAGATCATCAAACTGAAACCGATTCTCAACACTAATTTTGGGGATATTCTCCTGATTTTTACCACCTCAAATGATTTTAGAAGAAGATTAAAGTCAAGGTATTGAGATAACCTTGGTGTTGTTATAGTCGATTTAAAAAGTCTTTAACATTGGCTTGCATTACTAAACACTTTTTAGGCATTCggtgaaacttggtacatattcATGTTGCcagttgttacatgtacatgtatgttacaaGACCCACCACTATTGCAATTATAATtgatgagttatgccccttttcaactgaaaacaagttttacaaatatgttttctctGGTTTTCCACATGCAATTAAAAGACCAAACTCTCCtgcaacatcatgccaacgagaaCGCCTTTGCACGAGTTAGTATAACTTTTTcacaaggcctaaaaaaaacaacatttggttcaggttacccgaccctacctacggaataggcgccgaccctaccatttttatagtcagtttgaaaaaaaaatgaaaaactaaaaaaaaaaaaaaaaaaaattcgttttttttttaattgcttttcaatatgtagtttaaaccttaaatgcttatacagaagatagctttaacaccattctccaatgatgaaaatgatattctgatataaagcctaataaaaaaaaaataaaaaataaaaaaagcctacctaccctacctatttttgagaaggatgtaaccctaaccaaacatttttttttaggcccaagcGTTGTAAAACAACTTTAAACTTATTGAAATCATTAACAGAGGAGCATAAGCATTTGCTTATGGTGATCTTAGCTTCTATGTAGGGTATATGTAGTCATATTAAGACTAAGACCTATTATCAGTTACCACTTCTTATATTGATACATTGTACTCCTGGTTTATAACTGTTTATGATTTTGAATTCACAACAATTAAATATCactatatttttaaatcttctaatatacatgtactgtattTATGTTACAAGCAGATATAGTGTAGAATACAGTTAATCATGCATctgttgttttatcaaatgtttctGTTTATTATGAGTTTGCTGTGTGATAAAATGGTgtgattcattttcattttatagaaatatcaaaAGTTTCCGcgtatgtgtgttttaaaatgttcataatcaAAAGACTATGTAATAGTGGtccattatcatttaaaaaaaaacccttCTTAGATGGTATTATTGATTTGTGATTTTGCTATCTttagaaatgtatttgttttctgtttcatGACAAGATTCCTTGAATTTGCCATACTTGCTTTTAGTCTGtgggtattaaagctgcattctcacaaatttgacagttttaccatttttctatttctttgtCTCACAATTAACTCATTTGCGTATCAGTGCCTTCAATGCAgttatataagataactcacaatataacagatttcaattgtttggttAGCTGccaaaatttataatttaataattttcttaaagGGTTAGtcatgcttttagccataaaacatcaagttttaaatgtaaatattaaaactgcgTTCTGCGCTTTTATCAGCAGTCCTCTATCACTGGTTtctagacatttatgcaaaacttggcccattccaagacaaaaaaataataaaagttatcaaaacaatcaatctgagAGAATGCAACTATACTCAGAGTACTTATTCACATTTTATAGGGTTAGTCATCATTCTCTTGTTTATGTAAAACGTGAggaaaatgcttgtttcaaaTAAGTCTGGTAGCGCTCTGATATTGGTTTTTTTTGGTGTTCgaaattatgttttgtctaATGGAATGTTAgtaatttttaatttcattgtttaaaatttgtaaatcaGCAGccattttttatcagtttgaaaTTCGTGAATCTGCTGTTTTAAAACAGACACTGGGCGAATAAACAAGATATGTGAAGgcagttaatattttttaatttttttttttttttgggaaATTAGTGCTTTGATACCTGTTTAAGCTTTAGGGTGTGGGTTCAGCGTTATATGTAAGTTcataatgttaaacattatttacattttatacataaaattgtttttatattcaatacgTTTTCCCTTAAGcgtgtattttattaaatgtattcgGGTACACAAGCTGTTAATGAAATTCACAATTCACATGTTTTTATTAGtgtgacaaaatatattatattatacagatattattaaatttataaatagtaCTTTCTGGTCTGATGTCAATTTGTAGAAAGAATGTATAGCTGTTATACCCGGTTTCACTTTGTGAACCGAATAGTGCGCCAGCAGACATGTGAACTCTGCCGGCGGTAGACAAAATCTACTACTTTTCAGACCCTTCTACCGCTGTCCCGACAAAATCTACCGCTATTGTTTAAATCTAccgattttgaaaataaataaaataaaaaatgccataTATTCGCATTTTACGTCCAGTGAGGTCATAAATTTGTCATAATGTAACTACCTTGGGCTATTCACACATTGGTGGAGGGCGCCAGCCTGTCCGCCCATTTTGGTCTGGGCAATATCTTTcggattttaaaatgatttggcagaagtgaccaccatagAATCAGGATGTGTCGCGCTCAGGACCCATGTCCCCTacatgtcaaggtcacagcaaccgtTTGAACTAAGTATTTTCCAATGAAGcagttaaagttaaaaaaaactgtagTGGTTTGTTCCTGAAGTTATAAAAgctcataaataaatatttataaagatcaGGGACGGGTCCAGGATTTGACGGTAGAGGTCATCTTGACAGTGACTTGCaaccttaaagggacttgacaccagatTGTCCTAAAATTGGCAAATGCAGTTTTCagtgatttcaacataatcaatcattaaaaataaaaagttagtatatatatatatataaagtgcatacttataaaaaaatcaatatttttttcatattttcggtataataattttaagtttgcatatattttttttaaacaaatgattgagtttgaaaatccggcgCCAGTGATCTATGCAGAgcatattgtgcccctttaattCCGGGGCAAAGTTCAAACATCATTCGAAGTCTCCACAACAGGCATTCGGTAAATGTGGTTTTCCTGATAGGCATAAACACAAACGTCGTGCAAGGATTCCAGAGTTTAATGTCCAATTACATGATCATTCATACAATGTAAGATATATTCAATTCAGTAAGTCATACTTTGCGACCACATAATCTTAATCAACACATCAACCAATTAAAAACAtccataatttgaatttatgttTGGAGATTTCTGCAACAAAAAgcattgttaaaatttaaaaaaaaaataaaggagTCTGTCATGGAAAGAGTTTTTCAAAGATctgttgtttattatttcattatttttttggttaatACTAAGGACATAGACGTTTaaaacttttgaattatatgCAATGTTAGCCACATGATTTTTTGATAGAATAAGGATAAAATGCAACTCAAAAAAAACGCTTGtctttttcaaattcaatatttcaaaaacagtgTTTGGTAACTTCTCCACAAACGTTTCGGTCAACTGTCACGGTCGAGTCACACGCTATTTCTGTAAACAGAAAACATATGTGTATAAGTATACTTATGTaccttttcatttcatttcctttttcttttcttttttcgtTTTCGTGTAGCATGTTCGACAAATTAATTATGATAACTTGCAACCGTTTTTTGAATGTGAAAAAGGTTAGGTGACTAATAGTAATACGAATGCCTTCTTCTCAATCAATGGTTGCAGGTTCGAGTCAGACGCGGGTCGTGTTCTCTTTGTCTCTTAGAACTGCGGGCCTTTTCGGCTGGAGcatttcattcggaacacctcggccattttccaccgaaaacaacatcggatgtgcATTGACGATTTACAATGTCAGGAAtctaaacatttaactacgctgcaagtagatcgcgtaataACTTCAATTAAGGAGTTAAATGACTTTAATCTTGGTAATCTTAATCAATTTATGcgataatacacttcactggcaatcagtttGAGCCTAGTAACACAGAATACAGGTTAAAAGACTGCAAtttattaatactattgttttaaattttacaaactacttctatATATGTAACGGCATACATCagtggttgttttcgatggaaaatggccgaggtgttccgaatgaggAGCATATTTATTGGTTCATTTactactgttgaaaatctcTCGTAGGTACGAAACAGCTCCTGTGTTTCTGAAGGAAACCGATCCAAGGATTTTACCCAGAAAACGTACCAGAATGTAACTAACATCAGTTAAAACTGTCTTCACATACTAGaactttaatgaaattaattttggtGGCCTGTCACCGTTGTCATAGTTACCTTGCACTTGGCAGGAATGTCAAGGACTGTGGGTGTCCTTAGACTATTCTTCCAGTCGGAGACAACGAGGTCAAAAAGGTTGGCGTATCCTGTAAACAGCAGGgtcaaataaatatacaaatagaccaaataattgtaaaatgacatgaattaaaaccttaatgattaagaatgggggAGTGAGCGTAGCAACCTACATTTAGAATGTAGACAAGTTGTATTCTAAGCCAAACTAAACTTAGTTAGCTAACCACACACTTTATGGCGGACGGACACGTAGAGGATATATAATTGTTCGTTTCAaagtaagatcgcaatatatttcaccaatgAGCATAGTGAAATTGCGATATTACACTGTAagaaacaattttctttttttttcattttatgcctTAAGTggtatttaaagatatttaaccGAGTTTTATTAGTAAAACACGCCAATCGGTAGACATACACTCGTCATgttatttcggaaatgacgttgATATTGTGTTCCTGTCCTGTGTGCGCTTATGTTTGATTTGTAGAGCAGAACGGGCTAAATTTTCAAAAGAATGAAAACTATCAAACtcatattttcatgtttttaaactCTTTGGAATATCTTTTTTCTAAGTCGACATATAACTCGCCAAGTTGACGTAAACAAATCGAGAATGATCTGCATGATCACATTATCAGTATATGACAACTACACCTAGAATACaaactacattttcagccaatgaaaatgtAGATAAGCAATCATTAAATACTTGGCTTAATCATTAAGTATTTGAGCAATCACGGGTGTTTtaaggtccgcccactgccactcataTACATGAAtgcgatacacactccctgcgtcataCTTTGCGTTAAATGAGGTAGTATTCTAAGacagatgacctgaagtaatatttgaatgattaagAAGGGATGTGAtttgctacgctcactccgcccattctttgtcattaaaatattagtAATAGTAACTTTATGCTTGAtcgttggtaggagtgacccctttgataaatctgaagaaaaaataaataattttgattaaatatcaCCGAATGTATttcaggtcatatgacaccaaagctTGAGTTCATTCATATCAAATGACTGTTGCTCAACTTATAAGCcagctgttttgttttgtatcccggTTGTATCGAAGTGCATACACTACAAGccattcggaacttctcggccattttccatcaaaaacaacgtcggatgtacatgtatatggacggtttacaatgtcagaaatctttacatttacctacactgcaagtagatcgcgtagtgatttcaatttagcagataaacttaatgactttactcttaaaaaccataaatatttttgcaattatagacttcactggtaatcaatttaaacttagatatacaaaatatagGTGAAATCACTTCAACTaatcaaaactaatatttaaatttttacgaactacttctactgatgtaccggcatacatccgagggtgttttcgatggaaaatagccTAGGTGTTCCGAATAACTACAAGCAAAAGCCATTTCGCAAACTTTACTGAACTCAGGGCTGGTTTTGtcgttaaaggcctagtttaaggaatgtttggcatgacaatcccctgctgtgtatctcctgctaattgcactgatgtcacggtagaggccaatttcctgtgtatatttgtttattggctcagggccatttagggtccatttctataataaaacctccaaaactgcacagcaggatactcagatcggagatctgataaaacaattaagcaattaagattaagatcaatacacagaggttgtgtactatacacgattgttttatttatttatttatttttttattttatttttttaattttttttttttttttatttttttttattttttttttttttgggggggtggggggggggggggggggggggggtcacttataaaAGGATTGAAATAGGCTTTTAAACGCTTTAAAGGTTATATTTGCCATTACCGCCACCGGGGAGAATCTGCCTTATCTCTACGGTGACGATTATGCAGTCGTCGTTCAATCCGGTTGAATAGTGTAAGCCGTCCAACA comes from the Mya arenaria isolate MELC-2E11 chromosome 13, ASM2691426v1 genome and includes:
- the LOC128213710 gene encoding zinc finger protein OZF-like, with amino-acid sequence MDVKIEPPDSELELTDNTSSCKTSYTTLSSSCPAYNENAFAEEDDETIPIVQKSLQIKEEVTEALLSEVSDFNANLISKDELGAANEEKKPGKKRKPRTSLTLEQRRICQVCSKVFNNPSNRLAHEKTIHRGWAPHTCKICVKSFSTKSAMRNHLNTHSGVKPYQCPVCKKAFAQPSNLRRHVATHNEKRERKFQCSTCGLDFTESGNLSRHMKSHLNVRPFSCEQCGKGFKSSGNLNRHIQTHTGERNFFCKVCDKAYSCIESVTIHMKIHAGDRPHECPVCHKSFIIRSALSRHMNVHEKPDPKFACGICSKSFVTAESLTTHMKNHLGDLTHFCHLCNKGYTSEPSLRSHMKSHMNERPYKCTNCSKAFKTIHLLNRHNLSHTGSKDHPCPICGKKFLFSWYLPTHIKKHSGVKPHQCDICDRSFMNLKSLRMHKEHHTGEITKKFHCTVCDKSYRERSVYLRHCTSAMHAKKSKDNVNSL